One genomic window of Candidatus Gracilibacteria bacterium includes the following:
- a CDS encoding restriction endonuclease subunit S, whose translation MIDQQNKIEKLIAKLCPKSVEFKELRELGNFYGGLSGKSKDDFSNGNAKFVTYMNIYSNIAVNTEINDFVKVNDVENQHKIEYGDVLFTGSSETPDECGMSSVLTKKINEPLYLNSFCFGFHLYDKNLFLPEFLKYLFRDDQTRKQISKTASGVTRFNVSKKRFAKIKIPLPSLTIQAEIVKILNSFTELEAELEAELEARKKQYEYYREKLIIFDAQKKKIPFNNLGSIATSMLRGTGIKKDQVTEVGVPCVRYGEIYTKYNTWFEKCISCTNIEYINNPKYFSTGDILFAITGESIVDIAKSTAYVGKENCLAGGDIVVMKHNQNPKYLAYSLATNYSIDQKGKGLSKNKVVHSSIPKLSKIMIPVPTLAEQERIVTILDKFDLLVNNISIGLPAELEARRKQYEYYRNKLLNFNAYDK comes from the coding sequence ATGATTGATCAACAAAATAAAATTGAAAAACTAATCGCCAAACTTTGCCCGAAAAGTGTGGAGTTTAAGGAGCTTAGGGAACTTGGTAATTTTTATGGTGGCTTGTCCGGCAAAAGTAAAGATGATTTTAGTAATGGTAACGCAAAATTTGTTACCTATATGAATATATATTCAAACATTGCAGTCAACACAGAAATTAATGACTTTGTAAAAGTAAATGATGTCGAAAACCAGCATAAAATTGAATATGGCGATGTGTTATTTACTGGTTCCTCAGAAACACCGGATGAATGTGGGATGTCATCTGTTTTGACTAAGAAAATTAACGAGCCATTATACCTAAATAGCTTCTGTTTTGGTTTTCATTTATATGACAAAAATTTATTTTTGCCTGAATTTTTGAAATATTTATTTAGAGATGATCAAACAAGAAAACAGATTTCAAAAACTGCAAGTGGCGTAACCAGATTCAATGTTTCAAAAAAGCGCTTCGCAAAAATCAAAATCCCTCTCCCATCTCTTACAATTCAAGCAGAAATTGTTAAAATTCTTAATAGCTTTACAGAGTTAGAAGCAGAGCTAGAAGCAGAGCTAGAAGCAAGAAAGAAACAATACGAATATTATCGTGAAAAGCTTATTATATTTGATGCTCAAAAAAAGAAAATTCCGTTCAATAATTTGGGTAGTATTGCTACTAGCATGTTGCGAGGAACCGGAATTAAAAAAGATCAAGTTACAGAGGTTGGTGTTCCATGCGTTCGTTATGGGGAAATTTATACCAAATACAATACATGGTTTGAAAAATGTATTTCGTGTACAAATATTGAATATATAAACAATCCAAAATACTTTTCAACCGGAGATATACTTTTTGCAATTACAGGTGAGTCTATTGTTGATATTGCAAAAAGTACCGCATATGTAGGCAAAGAAAATTGCCTAGCAGGTGGAGATATAGTTGTTATGAAGCACAATCAGAATCCAAAATATCTCGCATATTCTTTAGCAACAAATTATTCGATAGATCAAAAAGGTAAAGGTCTTTCAAAAAATAAAGTTGTTCATTCAAGTATTCCTAAATTGTCAAAAATCATGATACCAGTACCAACTCTTGCTGAACAAGAACGGATTGTGACGATTTTGGATAAGTTTGACTTATTGGTAAATAATATCTCAATCGGTTTGCCGGCAGAACTTGAAGCGAGGAGAAAACAATATGAATACTATCGAAATAAATTGTTAAATTTTAATGCATATGACAAGTAA